One Papaver somniferum cultivar HN1 chromosome 10, ASM357369v1, whole genome shotgun sequence genomic window carries:
- the LOC113315715 gene encoding uncharacterized protein LOC113315715, which yields MAWRMIQEKNKKWVEVLKAKHFKNEDILQEEVSSKGNDIWRSISTGIKWVKQFHIWQIGNGKIVYAFRDNWIEGYTAAQVQQNFSNYEEYPYYMKVDELIDSHTQSWNLNLLQHYFTQDQIEKISHIKPSMQQEDEMVWSLTRNGQFTVNSTYKAILCQQNQNLVNKEEEVKYNQNQQINCQRCNEEEENITHMLLKCNYARDVWNVVDPQIGQQVDSINDIQQWLRSWSNSNNNICFRRKTTVYLITVTMWFIWKSRCELIFNNSRYPTSSLKHRILTYCTENKIHINQSESTIQVDRSMIGRNEASRDYNRWCSPPRGKLKINIDASILPNHNIAGIALIIRDFTGRMLEAWTLVERVRDVTQAEAVAVLKSLQWIVQLQIQQVIVEGDNKEVMESVKGPQITTRERMPILSEIVNI from the exons ATGGCTTGGAGGATGATAcaagaaaagaacaagaaatgggTGGAAGTTCTTAAAGCAAAACATTTTAAAAATGAAGATATTCTTCAAGAAGAGGTTTCAAGTAAAGGGAATGATATCTGGAGAAGTATAAGCACTGGAATCAAATGGGTGAAACAATTTCATATTTGGCAGATTGGGAATGGGAAGATAGTTTATGCTTTCAGAGATAATTGGATTGAAGGATACACTGCAGCTCAAGTACAACAAAATTTCTCTAActatgaggaatatccttactaTATGAAAGTCGATGAGTTAATTGATAGTCATACTCAGAGCTGGAATTTGAatcttcttcaacattactttacTCAAGATCAGATAGAGAAAATCAGTCACATAAAACCTTCAATGCAGCAAGAAGATGAAATGGTTTGGTCTCTAACTAGAAATGGCCAATTTACAGTTAACTCCACATACAAGGCAATTCTCTGTCAGCAAAATCAAAATCTGGTTAACAAAGAGGAGGAAGTTAA ATACAATCAAAATCAGCAAATCAACTGCCAAAGATgtaatgaggaagaagaaaatatcaCCCACATGCTGCTCAAATGCAATTATGCCAGAGATGTTTGGAATGTTGTTGATCCTCAGATTGGCCAACAAGTTGATAGCATCAATGATATACAACAATGGCTAAGAAGCTGGAGCAACTCGAACAATAATATTTGTTTCAGAAGGAAAACAACAGTTTATCTAATTACTGTTACTATGTGGTTCATCTGGAAATCCAGATGTGAGCTCATTTTTAATAACAGTAGATATCCCACCTCAAGCCTAAAACACAGGATTTTAACTTACTGCACTGAGAATAAAATCCACATAAATCAGTCAGAAAGTACAATCCAAGTTGACAGAAGCATGATAGGCAGAAATGAAGCTAGTAGAGACTATAATAGATGGTGTTCCCCTCCTAGAGgaaaattaaaaatcaacattGATGCTTCTATTTTACCTAATCATAATATTGCTGGTATTGCTCTAATCATAAGAGATTTTACAGGGAGGATGTTGGAAGCCTGGACGCTGGTAGAAAGAGTCAGAGATGTCACCCAAGCTGAAGCAGTGGCAGTGCTTAAATCTCTTCAGTGGATTGTTCAGTTGCAGATTCAGCAGGTCATAGTGGAAGGAGACAACAAAGAAGTCATGGAAAGTGTCAAGGGGCCTCAAATTACTACAAGAGAGAGGATGCCAATATTATCAGAGATTGTCAACATCTAA